In the genome of Raphanus sativus cultivar WK10039 chromosome 4, ASM80110v3, whole genome shotgun sequence, one region contains:
- the LOC108854090 gene encoding serine/threonine-protein kinase BIK1 isoform X1: MGSCFSSPVKADEFSYNDKSSYLSGLSMSSRTSSSVRAAAQKTEWEILDSTPVKSFTFHELKLATRNFRPDSVVGEGGFGCVFKGWLDETSLTPTKPGTGLVIAVKKLNQESFQGHREWLTEINYLGELTHPNLVKLVGYCLEDDHHLLAYEFMQNGSLENHLFRTGGSHLKPLPWSLRVKVALDAAKGLAFLHSDPVKVIYRDFKASNILLDADYNGKLSDFGLARDGPMGDLSYVSTRIMGTYGYAAPEYMSSGRLNARSDVYSFGVVLLEILLGKQALDYNRPAKEENLVDWARPHLTSRRKVLRIVDPRLDTQYLPEEAVRLASIAVQCISFEPKSRPTMDQVVRALQQLQDNLGIPSQTDPVKDGKKHGFKTRAKLPEV, encoded by the exons ATGGGTTCTTGCTTCAGTTCTCCAGTCAAGGCCGATGAATTTTCATACAATG ATAAGAGCAGCTATCTGTCCGGTCTAAGCATGTCGAGCCGGACATCGTCATCCGTGAGGGCTGCAGCTCAGAAGACGGAATGGGAGATACTTGATTCGACGCCAGTCAAGAGCTTCACCTTCCACGAGCTCAAACTCGCAACCAGAAACTTCAGACCGGACAGTGTGGTCGGAGAAGGTGGGTTTGGTTGTGTCTTTAAAGGCTGGTTGGATGAAACCAGTCTCACTCCTACAAAACCCGGAACCGGTTTAGTCATCGCAGTAAAAAAGCTTAACCAAGAAAGTTTTCAAGGCCACCGTGAATGGCTG ACCGAGATTAATTACTTGGGAGAATTAACTCACCCCAATCTAGTGAAACTGGTTGGTTATTGCCTGGAGGatgatcaccatcttcttgcaTATGAGTTTATGCAAAATGGAAGTCTTGAGAATCATCTATTCAGAA CAGGAGGTTCACATTTGAAGCCACTACCATGGTCCCTACGAGTCAAGGTTGCACTTGATGCAGCAAAGGGGCTTGCCTTCCTTCACAGCGACCCTGTAAAAGTGATATACCGAGACTTTAAAGCCTCCAATATTTTGCTTGATGCG GATTACAATGGGAAACTTTCTGACTTTGGTCTAGCTAGGGACGGTCCAATGGGTGATCTAAGCTATGTTAGTACAAGGATTATGGGTACATATGGTTACGCTGCTCCCGAATATATGTCATCAG GTCGTTTGAATGCAAGAAGTGATGTGTACAGTTTCGGAGTTGTGCTTCTAGAGATTTTGTTAGGTAAACAAGCCTTGGACTATAACAGGCCGGCTAAAGAAGAGAATCTTGTGGATTGGGCTCGACCGCACCTCACAAGCAGACGCAAGGTTCTCCGAATAGTGGACCCTCGGCTAGACACACAGTACTTACCCGAAGAGGCAGTGAGATTGGCCAGCATTGCGGTGCAGTGTATCTCATTTGAACCCAAGTCACGTCCAACCATGGATCAAGTGGTTCGTGCCTTGCAACAACTTCAGGATAACTTGGGAATACCGAGTCAGACCGATCCAGTTAAGGATGGCAAGAAACATGGTTTCAAAACCAGAGCTAAGTTACCAGAAGTATAG
- the LOC108854090 gene encoding serine/threonine-protein kinase BIK1 isoform X2, translated as MGSCFSSPVKADEFSYNDKSSYLSGLSMSSRTSSSVRAAAQKTEWEILDSTPVKSFTFHELKLATRNFRPDSVVGEGGFGCVFKGWLDETSLTPTKPGTGLVIAVKKLNQESFQGHREWLTEINYLGELTHPNLVKLVGYCLEDDHHLLAYEFMQNGSLENHLFRRGSHLKPLPWSLRVKVALDAAKGLAFLHSDPVKVIYRDFKASNILLDADYNGKLSDFGLARDGPMGDLSYVSTRIMGTYGYAAPEYMSSGRLNARSDVYSFGVVLLEILLGKQALDYNRPAKEENLVDWARPHLTSRRKVLRIVDPRLDTQYLPEEAVRLASIAVQCISFEPKSRPTMDQVVRALQQLQDNLGIPSQTDPVKDGKKHGFKTRAKLPEV; from the exons ATGGGTTCTTGCTTCAGTTCTCCAGTCAAGGCCGATGAATTTTCATACAATG ATAAGAGCAGCTATCTGTCCGGTCTAAGCATGTCGAGCCGGACATCGTCATCCGTGAGGGCTGCAGCTCAGAAGACGGAATGGGAGATACTTGATTCGACGCCAGTCAAGAGCTTCACCTTCCACGAGCTCAAACTCGCAACCAGAAACTTCAGACCGGACAGTGTGGTCGGAGAAGGTGGGTTTGGTTGTGTCTTTAAAGGCTGGTTGGATGAAACCAGTCTCACTCCTACAAAACCCGGAACCGGTTTAGTCATCGCAGTAAAAAAGCTTAACCAAGAAAGTTTTCAAGGCCACCGTGAATGGCTG ACCGAGATTAATTACTTGGGAGAATTAACTCACCCCAATCTAGTGAAACTGGTTGGTTATTGCCTGGAGGatgatcaccatcttcttgcaTATGAGTTTATGCAAAATGGAAGTCTTGAGAATCATCTATTCAGAA GAGGTTCACATTTGAAGCCACTACCATGGTCCCTACGAGTCAAGGTTGCACTTGATGCAGCAAAGGGGCTTGCCTTCCTTCACAGCGACCCTGTAAAAGTGATATACCGAGACTTTAAAGCCTCCAATATTTTGCTTGATGCG GATTACAATGGGAAACTTTCTGACTTTGGTCTAGCTAGGGACGGTCCAATGGGTGATCTAAGCTATGTTAGTACAAGGATTATGGGTACATATGGTTACGCTGCTCCCGAATATATGTCATCAG GTCGTTTGAATGCAAGAAGTGATGTGTACAGTTTCGGAGTTGTGCTTCTAGAGATTTTGTTAGGTAAACAAGCCTTGGACTATAACAGGCCGGCTAAAGAAGAGAATCTTGTGGATTGGGCTCGACCGCACCTCACAAGCAGACGCAAGGTTCTCCGAATAGTGGACCCTCGGCTAGACACACAGTACTTACCCGAAGAGGCAGTGAGATTGGCCAGCATTGCGGTGCAGTGTATCTCATTTGAACCCAAGTCACGTCCAACCATGGATCAAGTGGTTCGTGCCTTGCAACAACTTCAGGATAACTTGGGAATACCGAGTCAGACCGATCCAGTTAAGGATGGCAAGAAACATGGTTTCAAAACCAGAGCTAAGTTACCAGAAGTATAG
- the LOC108854090 gene encoding serine/threonine-protein kinase BIK1 isoform X3 has translation MSSRTSSSVRAAAQKTEWEILDSTPVKSFTFHELKLATRNFRPDSVVGEGGFGCVFKGWLDETSLTPTKPGTGLVIAVKKLNQESFQGHREWLTEINYLGELTHPNLVKLVGYCLEDDHHLLAYEFMQNGSLENHLFRTGGSHLKPLPWSLRVKVALDAAKGLAFLHSDPVKVIYRDFKASNILLDADYNGKLSDFGLARDGPMGDLSYVSTRIMGTYGYAAPEYMSSGRLNARSDVYSFGVVLLEILLGKQALDYNRPAKEENLVDWARPHLTSRRKVLRIVDPRLDTQYLPEEAVRLASIAVQCISFEPKSRPTMDQVVRALQQLQDNLGIPSQTDPVKDGKKHGFKTRAKLPEV, from the exons ATGTCGAGCCGGACATCGTCATCCGTGAGGGCTGCAGCTCAGAAGACGGAATGGGAGATACTTGATTCGACGCCAGTCAAGAGCTTCACCTTCCACGAGCTCAAACTCGCAACCAGAAACTTCAGACCGGACAGTGTGGTCGGAGAAGGTGGGTTTGGTTGTGTCTTTAAAGGCTGGTTGGATGAAACCAGTCTCACTCCTACAAAACCCGGAACCGGTTTAGTCATCGCAGTAAAAAAGCTTAACCAAGAAAGTTTTCAAGGCCACCGTGAATGGCTG ACCGAGATTAATTACTTGGGAGAATTAACTCACCCCAATCTAGTGAAACTGGTTGGTTATTGCCTGGAGGatgatcaccatcttcttgcaTATGAGTTTATGCAAAATGGAAGTCTTGAGAATCATCTATTCAGAA CAGGAGGTTCACATTTGAAGCCACTACCATGGTCCCTACGAGTCAAGGTTGCACTTGATGCAGCAAAGGGGCTTGCCTTCCTTCACAGCGACCCTGTAAAAGTGATATACCGAGACTTTAAAGCCTCCAATATTTTGCTTGATGCG GATTACAATGGGAAACTTTCTGACTTTGGTCTAGCTAGGGACGGTCCAATGGGTGATCTAAGCTATGTTAGTACAAGGATTATGGGTACATATGGTTACGCTGCTCCCGAATATATGTCATCAG GTCGTTTGAATGCAAGAAGTGATGTGTACAGTTTCGGAGTTGTGCTTCTAGAGATTTTGTTAGGTAAACAAGCCTTGGACTATAACAGGCCGGCTAAAGAAGAGAATCTTGTGGATTGGGCTCGACCGCACCTCACAAGCAGACGCAAGGTTCTCCGAATAGTGGACCCTCGGCTAGACACACAGTACTTACCCGAAGAGGCAGTGAGATTGGCCAGCATTGCGGTGCAGTGTATCTCATTTGAACCCAAGTCACGTCCAACCATGGATCAAGTGGTTCGTGCCTTGCAACAACTTCAGGATAACTTGGGAATACCGAGTCAGACCGATCCAGTTAAGGATGGCAAGAAACATGGTTTCAAAACCAGAGCTAAGTTACCAGAAGTATAG